The Apium graveolens cultivar Ventura chromosome 10, ASM990537v1, whole genome shotgun sequence nucleotide sequence gactgttaaaataacaaagcaaataaaattattttgatctgaaaatttggttatatcattaaaatatatttattttgacatccatatggttggatcaattagaaataattttaaataagtcGATATATTAATAcaagactaaacactagttactagtactagtcaattattgtttgactgttaaaatagcaaaataaataaaattattttgatctgtaactttggttatattaataaaatatatatagtatcacatccatatagttggatcaatataaagtatttttaaaataatcaaaacagcaattcaagactaaacactagttaacGGTAATAATCAAATTAATGCTTGaatgttaaaataacaaaccaaataaaattattttgatctaaaaatttggttatatcattaaaatatatttattttaacatccatacagttggatcaaTTAAAAAGAATTTTAAACAAGTCGAGATATTAATACAGGACTAAACATTAGTTACTAAtcaaactaatgcttgactgtaaaatagaaaatcaaataaaattggTTTAAtgtgaaactttggttatatcattaaatatatattttatgacatccatacggttggatcgatgaaaaatattttaaaaaaaatccttaactaaaatataattatgaagccacattttaaaattagaaactaaaatataaaatttctaaatcaCATCAAAATATATCACATATGGTATACAAAATGATCGTTGGAAGATAaaaaaaatacagtgaagtcagatttttttaaaaaaatcatacttatataaaaatattcatgatatattagaatttttttgaattttaacgagcgagttcgagccgagccgagccgagctcgagccgaacaacccaaaactcggctcgagctcgatttgcttaacgaacacatttttctgttcgagctcgagttcgttaacgagccgagccgaacgagccgagccgaacgagccgagccgaacgagctcttaacgagccgagctcgagcttgttcACGAACAGGTCGGTTCGTGAACAGCCTTAGTTACCACTACAAAGAGCTTTAATTCTTTTGTCATGCTCCAGTTTCTACAGTCTACTCGTTCCTAACCCCCTGAGAACATGGAGAAGAAAGTACTGATTTCACATTTATTTCTCAATCCATTTCCTGAACGAATGACAGACATAGTACTGGGCACACTGGCTCCCACCAACTCCAAACTACTCTATTAATTTAACTACCAACCttaacactacaagaaattttATTATTACCAACGCCAAATTGGTAAATCAAGCAAATCCGTAGGTAAAAGACATTCCTAACGGAACGCCCACTAAACTAGACCGTTGAAGGAAACGTCGTTGGGAAGAATCTTAATAACACACCACCTCTTCAGAAACTAACAAAATAAACACCATAAACTAACTGAATATTTTGGTTGCTAAATCTAACAACAGAATTCTAATGGAAATCTATTATTAAAATTTGTAACAAAATACTATCGGAATGTCTGTTGTTAAATTTAGTAACAAAATAAACACCAATATATTGGTTGCTAAATCTAGTAACAAAATTCTAATGAAAATCAGTTGTTAAATTCAGTAACAAAATGTTATCGAAACATCTGTTGTTAAATTTAGTAACAAAATAAACACCAATATTTTGGTTGCTAAATCTAGCAACAAAATTCTAATGAAAATATGTTATTAAATTCAATAACAAAATAATATCTAATGGAAATCTGTTGTTAAATTTAGTAACAAAATACCCAACAAAGAATTAACAGGCTATCTGTAGTTAAATTTGGTTAAAAAGAACCAAACAAAACGTATGTTAGTAAATTTACAAATACGCAACAGTATtccaacaaaataaatataaaaaaaacacTTCGCTAATATCCAAATTCCAAATTGGGGTTAAGTTATCTCAACCCCTTGGAATAGTACACCAACATATCCAAAAGCAGCCTTTAATTCTGAGGCTTGAGGTACTAGTTATACTATCACAATTCACAACCAAGTGTTCACCCTTGCAACACTATTATAGTGTCATACAACAAAATACAGTCAAGTGCACAAAATGTAGTCAAGTGCACCATGAAAAGTCTAAACTAATTACTTAACATACTAAACTAGTTACTCGTCATTATTCTCGCTTTCCAGATCAGCGTTAGGAGTATTAGGAgactgaacaacttgagcagaaGTAGCCTCAAGAATTTTGGCTATTTGATTCTCCATTTCTTTTATTTTATCCTTCATCAATTTTAATTCATCTTGCAACTTCTGATTTTCTGCATTACGAAAGGATGAACTGCAAGTAGGAGTAATCTTCGACCCATAAAAGATACTTTGCGATGAACCAACTCCATAGACCCTCTTTTTCTTGTCAACGCCTCCTGCTGCCTCAAGAAATATAGCATTCTTATCAACAGGCTCTCCAACTTTCTCATGGAGCTCACAAAGTCTCGGGAATGTTTCCTGCACCCATCTACAGTATTACCGGCTATTGAACATAAAATTGAAAAAATTATTTGTAACCAAAGAAATAACATTTCCTTCCTACATAAGCACATTTCCCCAGTACAATAATCTTCATAACATACCCAAGGTCAGGTATAAAATCGCAATTCTAAGAAATCACAACGTGCATAAAAATTCATACCAACATAAAAATTTTGCCAAAATTAGACCAAATTGTCTTTACTGCTATTTGTCTCAAATTATCTTTCATATGTCGGGTATTTCATTTTTTTCCTGTTTAAGTGACTATGTTGTATCTCATACACTTTCTTTCATCTAATTTATACTGTTTTATCAAACTAAcaatcttattattattattatgctGTATTATGATAATTGTTGGACTCTAATATTTTAAACAAACCGATAGAATTGATCAATAATGATTCTAAAAAAATAATCCTAAGGCAATCTAAATATTTCTAAAAATATCAGTAGTTAAATTTAAAGATTTGACCAAAACTATGTTAAACATATAAATCACAACATAAAGAATCTGGTTGCACGTACAATAATATTAAATAGATGATGATTTAATAATGGTCACATTTAATACAAATAATTGGTAGATAAATATGCATCCCCTTCACGCAACAACAAAATGGTCAAAAAGCGGAATAAACACATAAGATGATACTGGCATAAAAAAATAATTAGGCGGAGGAAAGAACTAAAACTGCTAATTTATCTTGTACTTGTAATTTATCTTATACTTGTAATGTTTTACCATTTTTGCATAAAACCAAGCTAAAAACAAGCACATACGAAAATTAAAATAACTCACATATGTTTGTTGGCTTTTTTTATCAGCCCATATCCTTTCGACACCGAAGTCAAGGTCATCCTCATCATCGTCGTCATCCTCTCCATTCTCGCCATATTGCaaattcttctttttcttcacacGTTTAGTGTGCGTCAATAAAAACACTTGATCTGCAGTTGGCTCCCAGTTGTACTTCATTTTCTATAAAAATGAGCAGCACACCTTAGAGCATGGgataataatttaaaaacaaAATATAATGTATCACTAAAAAATTACCCAACGAGCTGCAACCGTCCTATGAGAAGCGGAACCACTCGTGTGTGTTGAATGGTGGCCATCAGCCCCGTCGGAATGATTATTTTTCTGAATCATCGACTTCCTTTGAAAATATGGAGATTTCCAAAATATTACCCATTTCTCATAAACATTCTGGCCAAGTCCTGAATGTGGCTCTTCACCCTTTTCCCAGTAAGCTCGAGAAACACTACCCAGTTCTGAATACTTCTTCCATACAATTATTAACCAGCCCCGATATACCACTGCATCCAATTGCTTCCACATAAAAAATTTCTACAACAATAAACGACTACTTGTTACAAAGAAATGCATAAATTCAAGTACAAGAAGGAATGAAATTACAAGATGTGTATTTATTTTAAGTTTCTCAAAATAAAAATCTTGAGTTTCTTTTGTAATTGACTTCCAGTTATATCCTTCAGGCTCAAGTCTCTCCTACATGATTTTCCTAATCCTAGAAGAGCATTGATTTGATGGTTCCAACCTTAAGAAAACAAAATTTATGTAAGGCATATGAATAACACTGCTAAATTTGCAAAACATAACCAATTTTGCGATAAAAAATTAAGTTAAAACTTACACATCCTCAATGACTTCTACTTGAATCCGTCCGTCGATATGTGTAGAGCCAATGGACCAATAACCAAAATTATTAGCAGCTGTAGAAGATAAATTTAGTGTGTTTGGTGTCAGTTGATGTGATTGAGCAGAGAGCTACATGGATTGTTGTGCCTGATCTGGGGTGTTTAGCATTGAATGAGATGTGTGTTGGGATGTCTGTTGTCCTGATTGAACAAGTGATTGTTCTTGTGATTGAGTTGGTCTACTTCTAGTGGGACTCCCAAAATCAAGCACTTCCttgtttttctaaaattaattgaCATGTGAACTTTAGTTCCATGATTTTTATTATGCACTAATCCAGTTATAATATCGTATGTAACTACAATGCATAGTTGAATTAAAAACAAATATATATGTGTGTTACTTGTAATCAAACACAGTATATCAAGCAAAGTATATTTTTTTATGTGTATTACTTGTAATCCAAATTATAATATTGTATATAACTACAATGCATATTGTATGTCTAAAAAATACTTAGCTTGAGATAGAGGGAAAAACAAATCTTGTTAAAATTTTTTTAATCTGAAATAATTCATCACTTGTTTATTGTAACGATGTTCTGATCGAGCTGGAATCCCCTTTCCTAATTGAGTTGAATTGCATTGTCCTGATTTTTCTGTTACGCGTTCTGCAGATTGGGCTGATTTTCTTTGTATTGATTGAGTTAAATTTTGTTGTCCAGGTTTTTTCCGTACGCGCTGTGCGGATTGGGCTGGTATGCTTGATTTTTGTGATACGCGCTCTGCAGATTGGGCTGACATGCTTCTGTCAAGCCCCTCCTTTCTTTCCTGAAATTAATTGCattttaattaatatatatgatgGTTTCAAATACCTAGTTCACTTGTATCCACTAATGAAACAATTAGTATGAATTGGGAACTTTTCAAATTTCCATAGTAATCAGTATACATAAAGGAGAAGAAAAGACAGTAaaaaactcaacattaacaaGATAAGAAATACAATCAATTTTAAATGTATCTGTCAAAGACAACTAATAAGACAGGCCAAAAAATACAGACTATTACAAAAATGACCACatttttggataaacattatttGCAAAGTTTTATGTTCAACATAAAGGTCAAAAAAAATCTGGTGTTTATAACCAATGTGTACATATTTCATTACCCCAGTCCCCaacaaatatatttttatgtaCATATCTGGAAAAAATATTTGTACCTGTCTGATTTTCTTTAAACAAGagttaaaaatatttaaaaagaaaaagaatcataAGATGGTATTTTCAGTGAGAAAATTTTATGTTGTGCCCTTGGGATTTGCTCATGGTGCAAGGTTTGTACCTATTATTCACTATTATGTTGTGTCCCTGAAATATTTGAAAGCGGACAAGTTGGTAGCATTTTCCGATACATATAGTGTAATTGAAGTATTCTAGAAATGTAGACTCATATTATTGAATTATAAAGTTTCCAATTGTTGGCTTAGAGATAGCAGAAATAGAAGCCGGAAAAGAATGGAAAAAGATAGAATTAGATAAAAATAGCAGCAATTAATGCAACAATTATTTACAAGTATATAACAATAAAATCATAATTATGAATTACTTGTTAACATCAACTCTGGTTCGACCATTAGCGACAATATCATACAGGAACGTTTTTTCCTTATGCTCTACAGATAAATGGGATCAATAAATAGTTGATATTGTTGAAATATAGCATCAACTAAATAGTAATATTTCAAGTTTCTTATCCGTAAAAATGTATGCATGTATAGACAACACTGTAAAATCAACTGAAGAGATTAAGCACATTATACAGAGGAAACTTGCTGCACCTCCCATATCAATCGACGCCATATAGATGCTCATATAGTATGTGCATCTCCCATTAGAATGGCACCAGATTCAGAATCATGGAAATGCTAATTAAAAAATCTTATAAAACTAGAAAGAAATAATTACATTTAATCCTAGAAGAAGCAAAATCGGTCGATAACAGGATAACAATTTTAATATATAGATAAACAGTGGGTAAATATGATAACAATCTGAATGCACAAGATAGTGAAGTTCAAAAACAAGATTAGACTATGCCTGACCCAACATCATGTGAGTTCAAATACAAAAAGATTGTAGTTTAATGAACcaaatccaaatatttatgctTATCTACTTTATTTATACATAGTCATAAAATTTATGCATCTTATCATATTGACAATACCGACTAAAAATGTACTAAAAATATGACAATGTCTTTTATCTATGTAGCAGAACTCTTTGCTCTAGACCTTAACTAGTttttcatattttattttatgaCAGCTTCCCTAGTAGAGTTCTTTCATTCGATAATGAAATCACGAAATATCTAAATCACGAAATCAACAAACAGTAATCGGAAAATAACACATTAGACAAAAAAATACAACTAACTCTACCAAAACAATGAAAGCATAAAATTCAAACCTCTTCTATAGTTCAAACTCTGCCACAACTAACTCACATTGcaatagttttaaaatttaagCACACTTAAAAGCTCTACTTATTCACTAACCAATACGATAAAACTAAGCACAACTAATTGGAATGTGCCAGTCAAAAGAAAAAGTCTTCGAACTTACTCTGTTGGTGAAATGATCATATGATCGAGCTGTCACGCGCTGTGCAGATTGGACTGGTATGCCTGGTCTTGATTAAGTTAAATTTTTCAGTCAAGAATTTATCACCAATACCCTTGTTATTAGGACTTTCATCTTTCGTCATGGGCTGATAAGAAAATCCTTGTTAATAAAATCAGATATACAAGTGAAATAATACAAATTGAAACACATATAACACCAACATCCTACTCAATCCGCAAACAAAAAGAAAACTTTAAACAAGTACTAACCCTTCTAAACACATATTCCAACTTACTAGTTTGAGGGTTTTGAAATTGACATGGGGTTTAATGGGTTATATAAAAATAACCAAATAACAGAGGTAAAACACATAAGCAAAGCTCAATTTAGAGTTTCAAAGGGGTTTGAGGGTTTTGAAATTGACAAGGGGGTTAATAGAGATGAACTATAAAcactatatatacacacatacagAGAAGAACAC carries:
- the LOC141693933 gene encoding uncharacterized protein LOC141693933, producing MWKQLDAVVYRGWLIIVWKKYSELGSVSRAYWEKGEEPHSGLGQNVYEKWVIFWKSPYFQRKSMIQKNNHSDGADGHHSTHTSGSASHRTVAARWKMKYNWEPTADQVFLLTHTKRVKKKKNLQYGENGEDDDDDEDDLDFGVERIWADKKSQQTYETFPRLCELHEKVGEPVDKNAIFLEAAGGVDKKKRVYGVGSSQSIFYGSKITPTCSSSFRNAENQKLQDELKLMKDKIKEMENQIAKILEATSAQVVQSPNTPNADLESENNDE